In the Clostridium sporogenes genome, one interval contains:
- the accB gene encoding acetyl-CoA carboxylase biotin carboxyl carrier protein has product MDFKGIENLIKAMSESNLSSMDIEYNGMAIKMKKENNKIYKQEIIAEGYEKENKDSIVEERKLDLLNDKEKADIDIENNLIEIASPIVGTFYESPGMDKEPYVKVGDKVKKGDIICIVEAMKVMNEIEAEVDGEIVDILVKNEQMVQYGEVLFKIKPL; this is encoded by the coding sequence ATGGATTTTAAAGGCATAGAAAATTTAATAAAAGCTATGAGTGAGTCAAATTTATCTTCTATGGATATAGAATATAATGGTATGGCTATAAAAATGAAAAAAGAAAATAATAAAATTTATAAACAGGAAATTATAGCTGAAGGGTACGAAAAAGAAAACAAAGATAGCATTGTAGAGGAAAGAAAGCTAGATTTATTAAATGATAAAGAGAAAGCAGATATAGACATTGAAAATAATCTTATAGAAATAGCATCACCTATAGTTGGAACTTTTTATGAATCACCAGGAATGGATAAAGAACCTTATGTTAAAGTAGGAGATAAGGTTAAAAAAGGAGATATAATTTGTATAGTAGAAGCTATGAAAGTTATGAATGAAATAGAAGCGGAAGTAGATGGAGAAATAGTAGATATATTGGTTAAAAATGAACAAATGGTTCAATATGGAGAAGTTTTATTTAAAATAAAGCCACTATAA
- the fabZ gene encoding 3-hydroxyacyl-ACP dehydratase FabZ codes for MEKFLDINEIKKIIPHRYPFLLVDKITELEEGKMAVGYKNVTANEYFFNGHFPEEPVMPGVLIIEALAQVGAVAILSKDGFKGKIAYFGGINKAKFRKKVIPGDVLKLSVELTKIKGVAGVGKAIATVDGKVAAEAELLFVIGK; via the coding sequence ATGGAGAAATTTTTAGATATAAATGAAATAAAAAAAATTATTCCTCATAGATATCCATTCTTATTAGTAGATAAAATAACTGAACTAGAAGAAGGAAAGATGGCTGTTGGATATAAAAATGTTACAGCTAATGAATACTTTTTTAATGGACATTTTCCAGAAGAGCCAGTAATGCCTGGAGTTTTAATTATAGAAGCATTAGCACAGGTTGGAGCTGTTGCTATCTTAAGTAAAGATGGATTCAAAGGTAAGATAGCTTACTTTGGAGGGATAAATAAGGCTAAGTTTAGAAAAAAAGTAATACCAGGAGATGTGTTAAAACTTAGTGTAGAGCTTACTAAAATAAAAGGTGTTGCAGGAGTTGGTAAAGCTATAGCTACTGTAGATGGTAAAGTAGCAGCAGAGGCTGAATTGTTATTTGTAATAGGAAAATAA